CCCTCTGTCAATGGGAAACTGTTTTCTGTTCAGTTACTGAGATACAGAAATGACTTCAACTTTATCATCTCCTTTATCAGCTCCACACATACAGATGACAACAAAGTCAGTACCCCTGATGAAAACTTCAGTTTTCCCAAGTATTTCCCAAGGTCGAggactttttaacagcttttccaaacattatTGTTTTACTTTGGATGCTAatgtttttggggttttttttttttactttgcacacagaataaatgtgaaattttcAAAGGGATGCTGATTATTGTGTAGATACTTGTCTGCATGTGCTGTGAGGAAATAGAGGAGTTTCAGAACCTTCTACTGCAGGTCTGACAAAGGTacggcttctcacctgtgtgagcTCCTCTCATATGCAGTAAAAGTCAGCCCTGTTACATGATTCTCAGGTGAACAGTCTTTCACCTGTGTGAATTCTTGTGTGCTTATCTAAATGAGCTTTCTGTGTGAAAGACGTCCCGCAGGTATCACAGGAGTACGGTCTCTCccctgtgtgtgttctcatgtggaCTTTCAATTTAGATTTCTCTctgaaaggctttccacataTTTCACAGGTAAacggcttctcacctgtgtgaattCTGTTATGAACATTTAAGCTGGACATCTTAATGAACTCTCTGCCgcaggtgctgcaggagtacggcctctcacctgtgtgaatactcatgtggctctttaaataacatttaaaactgaaatctTTCCCACACATCTTACACAAATATGGCCTCCCACCTGTGTGGGCTTTTCTATGTCTACTCAGCATAGTCCTGGAGCTAAATATTTTTCCACAAGTCTCACATGAATGCATCTTCATACCTGAGTGGAAACACTGATGTGTCTTAAATAGTGACATGCTCTTATAATCCTCACCACACGCGTCACATTTTAAGGATATTTGACCTTGATCACAGTCGTTCTCTGATGTCTGAGTGTTGTGATTTCTGTTCtcaaggtttttattttgttttggttcTGATGTTCTAGATGATTCTGAATCTCTGTGCTCACTTCCTCTTGGACTTTGATTCTCAGTAAAACGGGAGATGTGTGAAAGGAGCAGCTGTTCAGTTTGTAGATCTTCTTCTTGGTCAGTCAGCATGAATGTGTCTGTCTCCTCCTTCATCATGACCTGctctgcctcctcttcctctttaatctgtggaggctctggCTCCTCTTGGTCCAGGCTGGAGTTCCTCTCCTGGCtacagagctgctgctcagcctcctcctcctctttaaacTCATCCTGCTGTGACTCATCTGGAGGAACATGAATAAAAACGTTAAGACTACTAGTATGATAATAACAACAATCTGTCAAaagatgacatttttatttacgattaatctcaggatttctgaaGTTAATCCCTATTACTAGCAccctttttaaatgaaatcagAAATTCCACTATTTAGCAATAAAACTGTTTATGTATCATTTAAGTGtctttctactgtcttaaagtAATAGACCTGATTTTATAGGTAGATTGACGACTTAACCAAGGAACGAGGAAGTTGTTCAGaactgaaaaggaaagaagTGAACAGTAAAATAAGGTGAATGTTTTACAACACATGGTTCAGGTGACTATTTACCTGTCCACGGAGCTGTCTGCTAGACATTAGAGATCAGTGGGAATTATTTCCCATCACTGAGGCTGCAGGGATACAGTGGATAAATTAAAGTGTGTTGACTGAGACAGTAAatcatgtgattaatcatgatacAATAGAAATGTACagggatgggaccgatccgATACAATATCAATATCAGGTTCGATATGGACGTAGttaatagatcggatatctgactgacagCACCAAGCCAGGTGACCTCCTACAGTTTGCAGTAGTccatgaacgcaccgcagtctaacacgagacagtctgtgtgtaactgagctagtattagttagggATGTTCTTAGTGGTTACCGAGTCGATCAAacataaatctatatttagaatagtctaaactagtctaaagacgagagaacacaaagaagagtaggtgtgacgttagcctgataacACAGTGTGGCTAGCACTGAAAGCTAGCGCCGcccgccttcgttcctctttgcagattaatatcccgctttgatatttggcctcttttcacttcaggtgagtagtcatacgtgagcttaaccctcgacagcccacataccactttatttccatttactactttggaaaactgtaCCGTGGTCTTCCTACTATACGCTAACACCTTAGCCACCATCGGGTTTCTCATTGTTTATATccggtgaagggtcagagaggaaggctgcagccattaactgaagctacagcggcctctagtggcgggaggttcgtTAATAGAGAATTATAGACAGGGAttaaaatgataggtaattagtttactaataaatattatttattttttagtagtagttcaaataaattagtttggaatacatttaaatgcaattcatttttgtaattttttgctttttaataagaggagatgggtggtttactacagcttcatgtaacctcacacattataccaacaacaataataactgttaatatatatatatatgtcataatcagtatcggtatcggcacATATTTATCGGAATCGGATCGGAACTGAGAAAAAGTGGGTTGGTACATCCCTAGAAATGTAGTGGACTACTTGTAGATCGTGGCTAGTCGCCTTTAatgcgattaatcttgacaTCCCCAGGTTTTATGTAGTGTTTGAGTCTTGTCAAATAAGAATTCCTCACTTTTTAGATGTTAAAGTCTCTCTATCTGTTCGTGTTTCCCATTAACACCAGTAGCGATTAATACGCGTCGTATAATCGTCCATCACCACCGTGATTATTAAATCTGATTTTGAACCATCAACCCAAAGACCCAATGTTCCCAGACCCTCTCACCTGGTCTCTGCAGGTAGATGTGAGGGTTCCCAACGACATCCAGCAGTCTGCGCTGACGGTCGATCTCCTCCTCGTACTCGACGATAgttcttttaaaaactacaaaaatgtcttcagcagcagcagttagtCTCTCTGTGATAAACTCTCTCAGACTCTCTGAGGAACTCATTGTTCTTGATGTGGGTTCATtcaataaaaggtcaaaaacagCTAAGAAACTACAGACAGATCTCTCTGTATAAAAAAAGTTACTCGCGTATTGTTGACTTCCGCTGTGCGTCACACTATGAGGTACCGACAGTGAAGGTGTCACAGCACATCGTTCCGCTTTCATCTAATTTTagtcattcaaaaatgtttacagcaggggttctcaaccttttcagcccgcgaccccaaaataaagatgccagagaccggggacccccactgaacctgaaggtggttgaatacAGACATGCACAATTAgtaacagtcatgtgcagacagggccgtccataaagggggataactGAGAGCTTTGTGGCACCCAGCCATACTAGGGGAacatagaggtcagcaaaacgATGGTCcgttgtaaaattaagctgtaaaaaccatatttcatacttaacctgaaaaataatcactcttatcaaagacgaaaaaatgtttttagtagtaaatagcctttttacaaatgtaaatcccctttgttaaaaaaaagaatttaaatggTTTCAAAATTGctataattggttaaaaatggcaaaaacatggttgAAAAGGTGgttaaactggattttaaaaatggcaggaatgggtttgaagtggtaaaaatgagttaaaatggcagaaatgggcataagaaaagtggtaaaaggaagttaaaaaaagtggctgaaatggcttaaaatttgcagaaatgggtggaaatttggtgaattgggatgaaaattgatagaaactggcaaaaaagagttaactgagaaagaaaaaaataggcaaatattggtaaaaatttgttaaacttgcaaaatgggcatatcaaatgatgaaatgtggttaaaatgggggaaaagttgttgtaaaaagtggtaaaaatgggttatagtagcaataatgggtcaacagaggcaacattaaggttaagtggcaagaactggttcagaattggcaaaaacaggcagcaaaaaagtggtggaatgagtttaaaactgacaaaaataagtgttaaatggcaaaaaatgtgtgggaaaaaatgatgaaactgGGTAAAATACTTTGACAAAACTGGTGTAATGTGGCAAcagtgtgattaaaaaaatattcttagtttttaagggcatctggagaccccctctcagtgcctcgtgaccccaaggttgagaaccactgctgtagactACAGTTTACTGATAAATGTGCTTCATCACATCGGCAGATCAACCCAAGCAGCATCATGGTTTGCCAACTATTTGATTGGCAATGTGTTCAGAGAAATGGATCCGTCTCTTCTTTTCTGGAGGTCAAAAAGGTGTGCCTCAAGATTTAGTTTTAGGACCTATTTTACTCTCCATTTATGTCAACAATCTGTGTGATAACTTGTCAAATGCCTCATATTAGTTTAAGTAGATGACAccgttattatttttttttctgttgtttataaATTTTGCAGCCCTTTGAGTTTTTAAtctgctttaagtgtttttcagtcttggtctaaaatgctgataaaacaGAACTCATGGTCAATAAAAGTTCAAATAAAAGTAAGTTACCAAGGAACATCCCAACAATTTTAATACATGAGACTGACCTAGTCTCAAAACTATAAATATCTGCTTAGGTTTTTAGAGGGCATTTTGCAGGAGGCCTTTGgttaaataaaggctaaattaacataaaatgaaacaatgaaCACCAAGAAGATggcatgtttttgtaaattctGTTATAAATCATATTCACGTTGTTTGAACTCAcaccaaaaatgtttgtaagCTGCCCGTTGTTAGGAGTATATGGATTATGATTTgcaaaatatacagtgcttaacaaatgtgttagaccacctgtcatatttgtctcagagaccatccagcatcatgaagtgctttaatgcggactctttctttttcactgagctctccacgttttgaacaggaatgaggaatttcaaactgaattcacctttttatacccaaatctgagccggctcactgggcttctctgagaagtcagaaatgaatcaagcataacattcaaccactaaaactcatttttctgttcaggaatgccagtaaataactataatttgacatattaatcaagaaattttaatgtgctttactattttttttaggtttttgtgaatcagtaaatttaaaaattcatggataacaataattatattttagtattaaaaatatcatttgagttaaagagcttctacatattggtgtattaaccattgcagaaacaaaaatgattttggtaattatcaatgctgttaatttagggcagctgtggcataaaccttactttggttaggcttagggtggtctaatacatttgttaagcactgtatattggTTATTTTAAACTACTGACTTTTCCTGTAGATTCACTCATGATTTAATCAATGACTAGTCGAAGTCGAGGCGACTTTTATCCCACAAAAGTCGACTTTGAAAATTGTCAAATCATGCAACCCCTAATAGGTATACAGCAGTAgagaaatgattttttatttccaaatgaGGTAATACTAATAGTTTTACTGTTTAATATACTGAAGAAAATGGTTCTGACAGAAAAAGAAGCtagaataaaggaaaaaatctAGATGTTAATGGTACACTCAAGATTTTATTaagcaaacacagaaacactttaagttcaaatgtgcacaaaagaaaatgtaatcACCCGCTGGACATACGTGCAAAGTTTAATAACAGTTCCTGAGCTAACGTGTTCACAACAATGGCTCAGAAATTAAAGACTCAGAAACATAAAGCCTCTGCTATCATCAGGAGCAGAGTCATAAATAAAGATCATCCTGCTGGCACTCTTGTAAAGAAAACGCATGTTTAAACTAAGACAATGTGAACTTTATTAATGGGAAACTGTTTTCTGTTAAACTAATACAATGGATCTGTCACGAGCAAAATCACCTCCAAATCATCTGCAAACTTACAGATACTTGTCTGCATGTGATTTCATGTACTGTTGAAGAGTAGAGGAGTCTCAGAACATTCTAGTCCAGCTCTCCCCTGTGAGCTCTTCTCATTTCAACAATCCAGATAGAACGATAACTAACAGACCTGCGATATGTTTCTTTAACCTGTGTGAATTATTGCGTGATCATCTAAATGTTGTTGCTGGGTGAATAACATCCCACAGATGCTGCAGGAGTACGGCTTctcagctgtgtgtgttttcatgtggacTTTCAACCGAGCTCTAATTCTGAAAGCCATGCCACATGTTTCACAGGTAAacggcttctcacctgtgtgaattCTA
The sequence above is a segment of the Cheilinus undulatus linkage group 9, ASM1832078v1, whole genome shotgun sequence genome. Coding sequences within it:
- the LOC121514772 gene encoding zinc finger protein 23-like, which produces MSSSESLREFITERLTAAAEDIFVVFKRTIVEYEEEIDRQRRLLDVVGNPHIYLQRPDESQQDEFKEEEEAEQQLCSQERNSSLDQEEPEPPQIKEEEEAEQVMMKEETDTFMLTDQEEDLQTEQLLLSHISRFTENQSPRGSEHRDSESSRTSEPKQNKNLENRNHNTQTSENDCDQGQISLKCDACGEDYKSMSLFKTHQCFHSGMKMHSCETCGKIFSSRTMLSRHRKAHTGGRPYLCKMCGKDFSFKCYLKSHMSIHTGERPYSCSTCGREFIKMSSLNVHNRIHTGEKPFTCEICGKPFREKSKLKVHMRTHTGERPYSCDTCGTSFTQKAHLDKHTRIHTGERLFT